One window of Flavobacteriales bacterium genomic DNA carries:
- a CDS encoding metal-sulfur cluster assembly factor, with translation MNIKTNNDEKCETGLAALRFVDDPEIGLNIVDLGLVYGLEFGEEDEHKVTCTMTLTTEFCPMGGSIQTNITEALKMAFPGYEVVVILSFDPPWSQQRISEAGRLFLGG, from the coding sequence CAAGACCAACAACGACGAAAAGTGCGAAACCGGCTTGGCCGCCTTGCGGTTCGTGGACGACCCCGAGATCGGTCTGAACATCGTGGACCTGGGCCTCGTGTACGGGCTGGAGTTCGGCGAGGAGGACGAGCACAAGGTGACCTGCACCATGACCCTCACCACGGAGTTCTGCCCCATGGGCGGATCCATCCAGACCAACATCACGGAAGCCTTGAAGATGGCATTCCCCGGCTATGAGGTGGTGGTGATCCTCTCCTTCGATCCGCCGTGGAGCCAGCAGCGGATCTCGGAGGCAGGACGCTTATTCCTTGGCGGTTAG
- a CDS encoding Rrf2 family transcriptional regulator, which translates to MLSLSCKAAIKAVVFLGSKLSSGERMGLKEVAAFIGENEHTVGKLLQRLVKEGLICSVKGPRGGFYLTPEQVDLPVIRIVHVMDGEDVFKQCGLGLSQCSDSHPCPFHDGFKPIREEFRELCEAHRVRDLYEGVNDGLTHLVG; encoded by the coding sequence ATGCTCAGCCTCAGTTGCAAAGCCGCCATCAAGGCCGTGGTCTTCCTCGGCTCCAAGCTCTCGTCCGGCGAACGGATGGGCCTAAAGGAGGTGGCCGCGTTCATCGGTGAGAACGAACACACCGTGGGCAAGTTGCTGCAACGGCTGGTGAAGGAGGGGCTGATATGCAGCGTAAAAGGGCCGCGTGGTGGATTCTACCTCACGCCCGAACAGGTGGACTTGCCAGTGATCCGGATCGTACACGTGATGGATGGGGAGGACGTTTTCAAGCAATGCGGCTTGGGCCTCAGCCAATGCAGCGACAGCCACCCATGCCCCTTCCACGATGGCTTCAAGCCCATCCGCGAGGAGTTCCGCGAGCTGTGTGAAGCGCACCGGGTGCGCGATCTGTATGAAGGCGTGAACGACGGGCTGACGCATCTGGTGGGGTAA
- a CDS encoding dephospho-CoA kinase, producing the protein MLKVGITGGIGSGKSTVCRMFGVLGIPVFSSDDEGKRLLAEDPEVRSALIAAFGPEIFVNDVLDRKALGAVVFSDRASLDRLNTIVHPAVRAAFSAWAQKQQAPYVINEAAILVETGAYKQLDHLIVVTAPEGERIARVMRRDGATEEHVRARMSNQMDDAARADVADSIIVNDGESMVIPQVLAVHGKLLKKARS; encoded by the coding sequence ATGTTGAAGGTCGGCATCACCGGTGGCATCGGCAGCGGGAAGAGCACCGTGTGCCGCATGTTCGGCGTGCTCGGCATCCCGGTGTTCAGCTCCGATGATGAAGGCAAGCGCCTCCTCGCGGAAGATCCGGAGGTGCGTAGCGCGTTGATAGCGGCGTTCGGCCCGGAGATCTTCGTAAACGATGTGCTCGACCGGAAAGCCTTGGGCGCTGTGGTGTTCAGTGATCGCGCATCGTTGGACCGGCTGAACACCATCGTGCATCCTGCCGTACGCGCAGCATTCAGCGCATGGGCGCAAAAGCAACAAGCACCCTACGTGATCAACGAAGCGGCCATCCTCGTGGAGACCGGTGCCTACAAGCAACTGGACCATCTCATCGTGGTGACCGCACCGGAAGGGGAGCGCATTGCCCGTGTGATGCGCCGGGATGGCGCGACGGAGGAGCATGTGCGCGCCCGCATGAGCAACCAAATGGATGATGCGGCACGAGCCGACGTGGCGGATTCCATCATTGTGAACGACGGAGAATCCATGGTGATCCCGCAGGTACTTGCCGTGCATGGGAAGTTGCTGAAGAAAGCCCGCTCATGA
- the yajC gene encoding preprotein translocase subunit YajC: MNVLSIFLQAEVPGGGSGMSTIIMMVLLFVVFYFFMIRPQQKKAKDARKFRENLQKGAKVVTIGGMHGKVVEVNDKTVLLEVTEGVKMRFEKSAVAMDNSMQLTEETAKSA; this comes from the coding sequence ATGAACGTTCTCTCGATCTTCCTTCAAGCAGAAGTACCCGGCGGCGGCTCCGGCATGTCCACCATCATCATGATGGTATTGCTGTTCGTCGTGTTCTATTTTTTCATGATCCGCCCACAGCAAAAAAAGGCCAAGGATGCCCGCAAGTTCCGCGAGAACCTGCAGAAGGGCGCCAAAGTGGTGACCATTGGCGGTATGCATGGTAAAGTGGTGGAGGTGAACGACAAGACCGTTTTGTTGGAGGTCACCGAAGGTGTGAAAATGCGCTTCGAGAAGAGCGCTGTAGCCATGGACAATTCCATGCAGCTCACCGAGGAGACGGCCAAGTCCGCCTGA
- a CDS encoding DUF1573 domain-containing protein — translation MEHGKKAEIRHQHPKRTATLAVLIALASLTFTACRITDHTEEDADGITTNAVEVPVSGYKNADPSMRPVLTFDSTARHMGKIAEGVLVEKTYGFINNGKSDLVITDVRGSCGCTVAKNWPRMPVGPGERSAITVSFNSEGRPGVQHKTITVVANTDPPTSVLTLSGEVVAPPTE, via the coding sequence ATGGAACACGGGAAAAAGGCGGAGATCCGCCACCAACATCCGAAGCGGACCGCAACGTTGGCCGTGCTCATAGCGCTGGCATCGCTCACGTTCACGGCATGCCGCATCACCGACCACACGGAGGAAGATGCCGACGGCATCACCACGAACGCCGTGGAGGTGCCCGTGTCGGGCTATAAGAACGCGGACCCTTCGATGCGCCCCGTACTGACTTTCGACAGCACCGCACGTCACATGGGCAAGATCGCCGAAGGTGTGCTAGTGGAGAAGACATACGGTTTTATAAATAACGGCAAAAGCGACCTCGTGATCACCGATGTGCGCGGCTCCTGCGGCTGCACGGTGGCCAAAAACTGGCCGCGCATGCCTGTGGGGCCCGGTGAACGCAGCGCCATCACCGTGTCCTTCAACAGTGAGGGCAGGCCCGGCGTGCAGCACAAGACCATCACGGTGGTGGCCAACACCGATCCGCCCACTTCCGTCCTCACCCTCAGCGGTGAAGTGGTGGCGCCCCCGACCGAATAA
- a CDS encoding transcription antitermination protein NusB: protein MLNRRFLRIKVYQALYAHAQSAGGSAAKNEKELLLGVERTYDLFIHVMMLFGEMRRLAEERLEERKAKRMPTGDDLAPSRRFVDNPFLVKLSESKLLLQESEKRKTGWVGDRDLLMQLQRVILASDEYAAYIVAPRTTPAIDRAVILDLFVEHIAQFESLHEHVEAKSIHWLEDLDLACSMVKRVIETMKIEDPDLMLMEPGSEAIEERAFVTTLYRDTIAHQEADEKIIAERASNWEADRIALSDMLLMRMALTEARSFDLIPVKVTLNEYIEVAKAYSTPKSKNFINGILDKLFAEMKDSGAIHKVGRGLLES, encoded by the coding sequence ATGCTCAATCGCCGCTTTCTCCGTATCAAGGTCTACCAAGCGCTCTATGCCCATGCACAGAGCGCCGGGGGCAGTGCGGCCAAGAATGAAAAGGAGCTCCTGCTGGGAGTGGAACGCACCTACGACCTGTTCATCCATGTGATGATGCTCTTCGGGGAAATGCGGCGCTTGGCGGAGGAACGGCTCGAGGAGCGTAAGGCGAAGCGTATGCCCACTGGCGATGACCTGGCCCCGAGCAGACGCTTCGTGGACAACCCGTTCCTGGTGAAACTGAGCGAGAGCAAGCTGTTGCTGCAGGAATCCGAAAAGCGCAAAACGGGCTGGGTCGGTGACAGGGACCTGCTCATGCAACTCCAGCGGGTGATCCTCGCCAGCGACGAGTACGCAGCCTACATCGTTGCCCCCAGAACCACGCCGGCCATTGACCGGGCGGTGATATTGGACCTGTTCGTGGAGCACATCGCCCAGTTCGAAAGCCTGCACGAGCACGTGGAGGCCAAAAGCATCCATTGGTTGGAGGATCTGGACCTGGCGTGCTCCATGGTGAAGCGCGTCATCGAGACCATGAAGATCGAAGACCCCGACCTGATGCTGATGGAGCCGGGGAGCGAGGCGATCGAGGAGCGCGCATTTGTCACCACGCTTTATCGCGATACGATCGCGCACCAGGAGGCGGACGAAAAGATCATCGCCGAACGGGCCAGCAATTGGGAGGCCGACCGGATCGCGCTCAGCGACATGCTCCTGATGCGCATGGCGCTCACGGAGGCCCGCAGCTTTGACCTGATCCCAGTGAAAGTGACCTTGAACGAATACATCGAGGTCGCCAAGGCGTACAGCACGCCCAAGAGCAAGAATTTCATCAATGGCATCCTCGATAAGCTCTTCGCAGAGATGAAGGACAGCGGCGCCATCCACAAGGTGGGCCGCGGACTGCTGGAAAGTTGA
- a CDS encoding Glu/Leu/Phe/Val dehydrogenase — protein MTLVSEIPTASAVVIDRMKEHDHEQILFCNDSTTGLRAIIAVHDTTLGPALGGTRMWPYVSEADALEDVLRLSRGMTYKSALAGLDLGGGKAVIIGNARTDKTEAMFRRFGRFVESLNGRYITAEDVGMSVTEMVNIRKETTNVVGLPESMGGSGDPSPVTAYGVFCGLKAAAKTAYGTDDLGGRKVAVQGAGNVGRNLVGHLLKEGATVYLTDIHDDKLAAIKAEHSAVNLVKPDEVIGLDVDIYSPCALGATVNDETLPLLKCSVIAGAANNQLADEDKHGRALMEKGILYAPDFLINAGGIINCFWERRGYNQKAALAQTEEIYNTALTIFKRSREENIPTYLAANQAAEQRIKSVRQAGLGF, from the coding sequence ATGACATTGGTAAGCGAAATACCGACCGCCAGCGCAGTCGTGATCGACAGGATGAAGGAACATGATCATGAACAGATCCTGTTCTGCAATGACAGCACCACGGGCCTCCGGGCCATCATCGCTGTACACGATACCACGCTCGGGCCCGCACTGGGCGGAACACGGATGTGGCCTTACGTCAGTGAGGCCGATGCCTTGGAGGACGTGCTCCGGTTGAGCCGCGGCATGACCTACAAGAGCGCATTGGCGGGGCTTGACCTCGGCGGAGGAAAGGCCGTGATCATCGGCAATGCACGCACCGACAAGACGGAGGCGATGTTCCGCCGTTTCGGCCGCTTCGTGGAAAGCCTCAATGGGCGCTACATCACTGCGGAGGACGTGGGCATGAGCGTTACCGAAATGGTGAACATCCGCAAGGAGACCACCAATGTGGTCGGCCTGCCTGAGAGCATGGGGGGCAGCGGTGATCCTTCCCCGGTTACGGCGTATGGTGTGTTCTGTGGCCTGAAGGCCGCCGCTAAGACCGCATACGGTACCGATGACCTCGGCGGGCGAAAGGTGGCTGTGCAGGGAGCAGGCAACGTTGGTAGGAATCTCGTCGGGCACCTCCTGAAGGAAGGCGCCACGGTCTACTTGACGGACATCCATGACGACAAGCTCGCCGCGATCAAGGCGGAGCATTCCGCGGTGAACCTGGTGAAGCCGGACGAAGTGATCGGGCTGGACGTGGACATCTATTCACCCTGTGCCTTGGGCGCGACGGTGAATGATGAAACACTGCCGCTTCTGAAGTGCAGCGTGATCGCCGGGGCGGCGAACAACCAGTTGGCCGACGAGGATAAGCACGGCAGGGCCCTGATGGAGAAAGGCATTCTCTACGCGCCGGACTTCCTGATCAATGCAGGGGGTATCATCAATTGCTTCTGGGAGCGCCGCGGCTACAACCAAAAGGCTGCTCTGGCACAGACCGAGGAGATCTACAACACGGCCTTGACCATCTTCAAGCGTAGCCGCGAAGAGAACATCCCTACTTATCTGGCGGCCAATCAGGCCGCCGAACAACGCATCAAAAGCGTCCGCCAGGCCGGCCTCGGCTTCTGA
- a CDS encoding ABC transporter ATP-binding protein: MRSLLPLLPYFGRYWGRLCLGILFIILTGLFAVFTPQVVREAFNLIGEGIAQQKLPVDQRHLEVSEQLRTWTGWTGIDLQDKLDGPLDDASLHRKVMWFAMFYAGLFIIFTLISGFFLFLTRQTIIVVSRLMEYDLKNAVYTHYQRLDRAFYKQNSTGDLMNRISEDVSKVRQFIGPAVMYIINLVVLTVLIVWVMLEVNVELTTWSLAPLPLLSVAIYLVSDTINKRSMATQQQQSRLSSMAQETFSGIRVVKAYAKEELIIDRFRRAAKDYRKTSLAQAKVDSLFMPAIMLLVGLSTALVIFVGGTLLIRGGTGVTVGNLAEFTLYVTKLTWPFASLGMITSQVQQAAVSMQRINEFLDTAPAITSQRDMLPEVKGGITFKDVSFTYPETGIEALKHVSFSVPAGSTLAIVGHTGSGKSTIADLIGRLYDPTSGIVLIDGVPLPDVAMEKLRDQLGIVPQDVFLFSDSITNNIAFSLDATPDLQQRVEDAARTAQVHQDIRQFPKGYGTLLGERGVTLSGGQKQRVSIARAIVRRPRILIFDDPLSAVDTATEEAILSGLRRVMKGRTTVIISHRISAVQAADHILVLEHGSIIEEGRHAQLIDQGGTYAQLYEEQLLEEAADEG, translated from the coding sequence ATGCGTTCCCTCCTTCCCCTTCTTCCCTACTTCGGCCGGTACTGGGGCCGATTGTGCTTGGGGATCCTGTTCATCATCCTCACCGGCCTGTTCGCCGTCTTCACGCCACAAGTGGTACGGGAGGCCTTCAACCTTATCGGCGAAGGCATCGCCCAGCAAAAGCTTCCCGTTGACCAACGCCATCTGGAGGTTTCCGAGCAGCTGCGGACGTGGACCGGTTGGACGGGCATCGACCTACAGGATAAACTGGACGGCCCCTTGGACGACGCCTCACTGCATCGAAAGGTAATGTGGTTCGCGATGTTTTATGCCGGGCTGTTCATCATCTTCACGCTCATCAGCGGCTTCTTCCTTTTTCTCACGCGCCAGACCATCATCGTGGTGAGCCGGCTGATGGAGTATGACCTGAAGAACGCCGTCTACACCCACTATCAGCGGCTGGACCGTGCTTTCTACAAGCAAAACAGCACCGGCGACCTGATGAACCGCATCAGTGAGGACGTGAGCAAGGTCCGGCAGTTCATCGGCCCGGCCGTGATGTACATCATCAACCTGGTGGTGCTCACGGTGCTGATCGTGTGGGTGATGCTGGAAGTGAACGTGGAGCTGACGACCTGGTCCTTAGCGCCGTTGCCCTTGCTCAGCGTGGCCATCTACTTGGTGAGCGACACCATCAACAAACGCAGCATGGCCACGCAACAGCAACAGAGCCGCCTCAGTTCCATGGCACAGGAAACCTTCAGCGGCATCAGGGTGGTGAAGGCATACGCGAAGGAAGAGCTGATCATCGACCGCTTCCGCCGCGCCGCGAAAGACTACCGGAAAACAAGCCTCGCCCAGGCAAAAGTGGACTCGCTGTTCATGCCGGCCATCATGCTGCTGGTGGGGCTCAGCACGGCCTTGGTGATCTTCGTCGGTGGCACCTTGCTGATCCGTGGCGGCACGGGCGTCACCGTGGGCAACCTTGCCGAGTTCACGCTCTATGTCACCAAGCTGACATGGCCGTTCGCCAGCTTGGGCATGATCACCTCACAAGTGCAACAGGCCGCGGTGAGCATGCAGCGCATCAACGAATTTCTGGACACCGCGCCCGCCATCACCTCCCAACGGGACATGCTCCCTGAGGTGAAGGGCGGGATCACGTTCAAGGACGTCAGCTTTACCTATCCGGAGACCGGCATAGAGGCCCTCAAGCACGTCAGCTTCAGTGTGCCTGCGGGCAGCACCTTGGCGATCGTGGGGCACACCGGCAGTGGCAAGAGCACCATCGCGGACCTGATCGGCCGGCTTTACGACCCCACATCGGGCATCGTGCTCATCGATGGGGTCCCCCTTCCCGATGTGGCCATGGAAAAGCTGCGGGACCAACTGGGCATCGTCCCGCAGGACGTCTTCCTCTTCAGCGACAGCATCACCAACAACATCGCTTTCAGTCTGGACGCCACCCCGGACCTGCAACAGCGCGTGGAGGACGCGGCGCGCACCGCCCAGGTCCATCAGGACATCAGGCAGTTCCCGAAAGGCTACGGCACCTTGCTCGGCGAGCGGGGCGTCACCCTCAGCGGCGGTCAGAAGCAACGGGTGAGCATCGCCAGGGCCATCGTGCGCAGGCCGCGCATCCTGATCTTCGATGATCCGTTGAGCGCGGTGGACACGGCTACGGAAGAGGCCATCCTTTCCGGCCTGCGACGCGTAATGAAGGGTCGGACCACCGTGATCATCAGCCACCGGATCAGCGCAGTGCAGGCGGCGGACCACATCCTGGTGCTGGAGCACGGAAGTATCATCGAGGAAGGCCGCCACGCCCAACTGATCGATCAAGGCGGCACTTATGCCCAGCTCTATGAGGAGCAATTGCTGGAGGAAGCAGCGGACGAGGGCTGA
- a CDS encoding PUR family DNA/RNA-binding protein gives MADDREDVYSKVVRAGKRTYFFDVRSTRGNDLFLTITESKKRTHEDGGVSYEKHKIFLYKEDFEKFMDGLNHTLDELDRIRETGERPALDSPQPHDDTGDDKAQPGFKDIDFDDLGKP, from the coding sequence ATGGCGGACGATCGGGAGGATGTGTATTCGAAAGTGGTACGGGCGGGAAAGCGCACCTACTTTTTCGATGTGCGGAGCACACGTGGAAACGACCTGTTCCTCACCATCACCGAAAGCAAGAAGCGCACCCACGAGGACGGCGGGGTGAGCTACGAAAAGCACAAGATCTTTCTCTACAAGGAAGACTTTGAAAAGTTCATGGACGGGCTCAACCATACACTGGACGAGCTGGATCGGATCCGCGAAACCGGGGAGCGCCCAGCACTGGACAGTCCGCAACCACACGACGATACCGGGGACGACAAGGCACAGCCCGGATTTAAGGACATCGACTTCGACGACTTGGGCAAGCCTTGA
- a CDS encoding rhodanese-like domain-containing protein: protein MKQFLILLAMLPIAFTAYAQGNGTSLGTKAFKAAIDKDDALLLDVRTPKEFAQGHIEAAANADWLGGELLNDVSGIDKTKPVLLYCAVGGRSGKAMAAMIKAGFTDVHDLKGGFNAWEADKLPVITQ from the coding sequence ATGAAACAGTTCCTGATCCTGCTCGCGATGCTTCCCATCGCCTTTACCGCCTATGCCCAAGGCAACGGTACCAGCTTGGGCACCAAGGCCTTCAAGGCGGCCATTGACAAGGACGACGCGCTCTTGCTCGACGTCCGCACCCCCAAAGAGTTTGCCCAAGGCCACATTGAAGCGGCCGCCAATGCGGATTGGCTCGGTGGCGAACTGCTGAATGATGTCTCCGGTATCGACAAGACCAAACCTGTGCTGCTTTACTGCGCGGTGGGCGGTCGCAGTGGCAAGGCCATGGCCGCGATGATCAAGGCCGGCTTCACCGATGTGCATGACCTCAAGGGCGGCTTCAACGCTTGGGAAGCGGACAAACTACCGGTGATCACGCAATGA
- a CDS encoding endonuclease yields MNRNTRRGSFTGVAAFLVLATFAQPPAGYYDSAEGLSGQPLRIALHNIIDNHAPLSYNGLWNAFESTDAKPGNKVWDMYSDIPGSTPPYVYTFGTDQCGEYNSEGDCYNREHGFPNSWFNGSSPMYTDLFHIYPTDGWVNNKRGDLPYGDVGSADWTGQNGSKRGLCINPGYNSTVFEPIDAYKGDFARSYFYMMTRYYGEMSSWSTPMMQGGDLAPWAMAVMVEWSDLDPVSTKETARNNAVFAIQDNRNPYIDRPEWVHAIWGTILGIPESTGPEMSLRRDATGLHVQRGTALPGTLFVHDVAGRTLLTSPVGSGSSDIAFSGPGGIYVAEVISPDGRSMQRFVW; encoded by the coding sequence ATGAACAGAAATACCCGGCGAGGATCGTTCACGGGGGTCGCCGCTTTCCTTGTACTGGCCACGTTCGCGCAGCCACCGGCAGGTTATTACGACAGCGCCGAAGGACTTTCCGGGCAACCCTTGCGCATCGCCTTGCACAACATCATCGACAACCACGCCCCCCTCTCGTACAACGGCCTTTGGAATGCTTTTGAGTCCACGGATGCCAAACCGGGGAACAAAGTTTGGGACATGTACAGTGACATTCCGGGCAGCACGCCTCCCTATGTCTACACATTCGGCACCGACCAATGCGGAGAGTACAACAGTGAGGGGGATTGCTATAACCGCGAACACGGCTTTCCAAATAGCTGGTTCAACGGCAGCAGCCCGATGTACACGGACCTCTTCCACATCTATCCCACGGATGGCTGGGTGAACAACAAGCGTGGCGATCTACCATACGGCGACGTCGGCAGCGCGGACTGGACCGGTCAGAATGGATCGAAGCGGGGTCTTTGTATCAACCCGGGATACAACAGCACCGTCTTCGAACCGATCGATGCCTACAAAGGCGACTTCGCCCGCAGCTATTTCTACATGATGACGCGCTACTACGGCGAGATGTCCAGCTGGAGCACGCCGATGATGCAAGGCGGTGATCTCGCCCCATGGGCCATGGCCGTAATGGTTGAATGGAGCGACCTTGATCCGGTGAGCACGAAGGAGACCGCCCGCAACAATGCCGTCTTTGCCATCCAAGACAACAGGAACCCCTATATCGATCGGCCCGAATGGGTGCATGCCATCTGGGGCACGATCCTCGGGATCCCGGAGAGCACAGGCCCGGAGATGAGCCTCCGCCGGGATGCCACAGGCCTTCACGTACAACGCGGAACAGCATTGCCCGGAACGCTTTTCGTGCATGACGTGGCCGGTCGCACCCTGTTGACCAGCCCGGTCGGAAGCGGGAGCAGCGACATCGCGTTCAGCGGCCCCGGTGGCATCTACGTCGCTGAAGTGATCTCGCCCGATGGCCGCTCGATGCAGCGCTTCGTGTGGTGA
- a CDS encoding 2-(1,2-epoxy-1,2-dihydrophenyl)acetyl-CoA isomerase: MTYEQIQYTAAEGVATITLNRPEKLNSFTARMAEETLHALDAAHADKAVRAVVLTGAGRAFCAGQDLAEATVPGVRIEDLVEKQYNAIVRRIRTLPKPVIAAVNGVAAGAGANIAYACDLAYAAESAVFVQSFIHIGLIPDSGGTYTLPRLVGMQRAFGQMILADKVPAKRAEELGMIWKAVPDADLTGEVVTVARKLATMPTLGIALTKQALNRSQGSTLEEQLLVEGELQAIAGASHDSKEGVAAFLEKRKPVFKGE; this comes from the coding sequence ATGACCTACGAACAGATCCAGTACACCGCTGCGGAAGGGGTGGCCACCATCACCCTGAACAGACCGGAAAAGCTGAACAGCTTCACCGCGCGCATGGCGGAGGAGACCTTGCACGCGCTGGATGCCGCCCACGCTGACAAGGCCGTGCGGGCCGTGGTGCTCACCGGCGCGGGGCGTGCCTTCTGCGCCGGGCAGGACCTGGCGGAGGCCACAGTACCCGGTGTACGCATCGAGGACCTGGTGGAGAAACAATACAACGCCATCGTACGGCGCATACGCACCCTGCCCAAACCGGTGATCGCGGCGGTGAACGGTGTGGCCGCCGGTGCCGGTGCCAACATCGCCTATGCCTGTGATCTGGCTTATGCTGCGGAAAGTGCGGTGTTCGTGCAGAGCTTCATCCACATCGGCCTCATCCCCGACAGCGGCGGCACCTATACCCTACCGCGCCTTGTGGGCATGCAGCGCGCTTTCGGGCAGATGATCCTCGCCGACAAGGTTCCCGCCAAGCGAGCGGAGGAATTAGGCATGATCTGGAAGGCCGTGCCCGACGCGGACCTCACTGGGGAGGTAGTGACGGTGGCGAGAAAACTGGCCACCATGCCCACACTGGGGATCGCGCTCACCAAACAGGCTTTGAACCGCTCCCAAGGATCAACGTTGGAGGAGCAATTGCTGGTGGAAGGTGAATTGCAGGCCATTGCCGGTGCCAGTCACGACAGCAAGGAAGGTGTGGCGGCGTTCTTGGAAAAGCGCAAGCCCGTCTTCAAGGGCGAGTGA
- a CDS encoding 3-hydroxybutyryl-CoA dehydrogenase produces the protein MKDQIRIGVIGAGTMGTGIAQVAAQAGHPVVLFDTRPGAVEAALKTLANTMDKLVAKGKFTRADADALLSAIAPAGKLEDLSTCGLVVEAIIEDLAIKKKLFADLEAILGPDPILATNTSSLSITAIAAACKKPERVIGLHFFNPAPVLPLVEVVPGMTTDPGLPTRCVTLMHAWGKAPVICKDTPGFIVNRVARPFYGESIRIYEEGIADMASIDHALKSIGGFRMGPFELMDLIGNDINFAVTRSVWEAFFYDPRYKPSLTQQRQVESGRLGRKSGRGYYQYGDAVVKPVFEVAPETAEAITERVLAMLINEAADALFLQLATKEDLDLAMTKGVNYPKGLLAWADEKGAAHWLGRLETLQEEHGEDRYRPSPLLRRMARSGTRFH, from the coding sequence ATGAAGGACCAGATCCGTATCGGCGTTATCGGTGCCGGCACCATGGGGACGGGCATCGCGCAGGTAGCGGCCCAAGCCGGGCATCCAGTGGTGCTGTTCGACACCCGTCCTGGCGCGGTGGAAGCCGCCCTCAAAACGCTGGCCAACACGATGGACAAGCTGGTGGCCAAAGGAAAATTCACCCGTGCAGACGCGGACGCGCTCCTTTCCGCCATCGCACCGGCGGGCAAACTGGAAGACCTTTCCACGTGCGGGCTCGTGGTGGAAGCGATCATCGAAGACCTTGCCATCAAAAAGAAACTTTTCGCGGACCTGGAGGCCATCCTGGGGCCGGACCCGATCTTGGCGACCAATACTTCGTCCTTGTCCATCACCGCCATCGCGGCAGCTTGCAAGAAGCCGGAACGTGTGATCGGCCTGCACTTCTTCAATCCCGCACCGGTGCTTCCCTTGGTGGAAGTGGTGCCCGGCATGACCACGGACCCTGGCCTGCCGACCCGATGCGTCACGTTGATGCACGCATGGGGCAAAGCACCGGTGATCTGTAAGGACACGCCCGGTTTCATCGTGAACCGGGTGGCGCGCCCGTTCTACGGGGAAAGCATCCGCATCTACGAGGAAGGCATTGCGGACATGGCCTCGATCGATCACGCCCTGAAAAGCATCGGGGGATTTCGCATGGGGCCTTTCGAACTGATGGACCTCATTGGCAACGACATCAATTTCGCGGTGACGCGCAGTGTGTGGGAGGCCTTTTTCTATGACCCGCGCTACAAGCCTAGCCTTACGCAGCAGCGCCAAGTGGAAAGCGGAAGACTGGGGCGCAAGAGCGGAAGGGGCTATTATCAATATGGTGATGCGGTGGTGAAGCCGGTCTTCGAGGTGGCCCCGGAGACCGCGGAAGCCATTACTGAACGGGTGCTGGCGATGTTGATCAATGAGGCCGCTGACGCGCTGTTCCTGCAATTGGCCACCAAGGAGGATCTGGACTTGGCCATGACGAAAGGCGTGAACTATCCCAAGGGCTTGTTGGCCTGGGCCGACGAAAAAGGGGCCGCTCATTGGTTGGGCCGATTAGAAACGCTCCAAGAGGAACATGGCGAGGACCGCTACCGTCCCTCACCCCTTCTTCGGCGCATGGCCAGATCAGGAACTCGTTTTCATTGA
- a CDS encoding YceI family protein — protein MMILNRSLILGSALATFLFASCGTSETASTDASADTTLAKAMDYAIDTATSAVDWKGTMVGVKSHTGTLHFTNGDLQTKDGKLTGGSFTVDMHSYTFTDTNYAKPGSAQGTKQNLMGHLMSPEFFAVDSFPTAQFTISSVEGTTATGQMTVRGHTSEEKLENIVLTADGKTISASGDLTFDRQKYGVSWASPMKDMVLSNDIVLHIELQGQAR, from the coding sequence ATGATGATCCTGAACCGCTCACTGATCCTTGGATCCGCCCTGGCCACCTTCCTATTTGCCTCTTGTGGAACCTCCGAAACTGCATCCACCGATGCATCTGCGGACACGACGCTCGCTAAAGCAATGGACTACGCGATCGACACGGCCACCAGCGCCGTGGATTGGAAAGGGACCATGGTGGGCGTGAAGAGCCACACCGGGACGCTGCATTTCACCAACGGCGACCTGCAGACCAAGGATGGCAAGCTCACCGGCGGCTCCTTCACCGTGGACATGCATAGCTACACCTTTACAGATACCAACTACGCCAAGCCCGGCTCCGCCCAAGGCACGAAGCAAAATCTCATGGGGCACCTGATGTCCCCGGAATTCTTTGCCGTGGACAGCTTCCCGACCGCTCAGTTCACCATCAGCTCGGTGGAAGGAACCACGGCGACCGGACAAATGACCGTCCGTGGCCACACCAGCGAGGAGAAACTGGAGAACATCGTCCTCACGGCTGACGGCAAGACCATCAGTGCCTCGGGCGACCTCACCTTCGACCGTCAGAAATACGGTGTTTCCTGGGCTTCACCGATGAAGGACATGGTGCTCTCCAACGACATCGTTCTGCACATCGAGTTGCAGGGACAGGCACGTTAA